A genomic stretch from Skermanella rosea includes:
- a CDS encoding TrbI/VirB10 family protein yields MTQVEHVEPPRSVNDPRPPIHTMLKWPIALGGTAMIALLAGITIGPALFRDEPEPKRADPEPRMSTPRPLHGMPTDYSQVKQPPEPEVPAPMPAPAPVAAPAPAPVARAVSGGSPRGPTKAELLREAMRSPLKPITITSGGNVAIEQAAAGGSGGAAPTSKLYSRHSLVAPYECQVNAGTNIAAMTEQRITSESPGTVSAVVTRDIWSADKQCLAIPRGTRFIGRYQTQVNEGQARLGIIWTGLTRPPPRGDTIDLNETVAGDPDGTAGVSGEVNGFFWHKLGYVAAASLLDIGRTSIQASGEGGVGAAIAGIFANRAASPIDEWARRQLDIPPVIQVPPREISIVLAQHVPMDEFRTGR; encoded by the coding sequence ATGACCCAGGTCGAGCACGTCGAGCCCCCGCGGTCGGTGAACGATCCCAGGCCACCGATCCACACCATGCTGAAATGGCCGATCGCCCTGGGCGGCACAGCGATGATCGCCCTGCTGGCGGGCATCACCATCGGCCCTGCCCTGTTCCGGGACGAACCCGAACCGAAGCGGGCGGACCCGGAACCCAGGATGAGCACACCCCGCCCGCTGCACGGCATGCCGACGGATTACAGCCAGGTCAAGCAGCCGCCGGAACCGGAGGTCCCTGCCCCGATGCCCGCCCCTGCCCCCGTGGCAGCACCCGCTCCGGCGCCGGTTGCTCGAGCCGTGAGCGGCGGTAGTCCGAGAGGGCCGACCAAGGCCGAGCTGCTGAGGGAGGCGATGCGCTCACCGCTGAAGCCGATCACGATCACGTCGGGCGGCAACGTGGCGATCGAGCAGGCCGCTGCCGGCGGATCGGGCGGCGCCGCACCGACAAGCAAGCTCTACAGCCGGCATTCCCTGGTCGCCCCTTACGAGTGCCAGGTGAACGCCGGCACCAACATCGCCGCCATGACGGAGCAGCGCATCACCAGCGAGTCGCCGGGCACAGTGTCGGCGGTGGTGACCCGGGATATCTGGTCAGCCGACAAGCAATGCCTGGCGATCCCGCGCGGCACCCGGTTCATCGGCCGCTACCAGACCCAAGTGAACGAGGGGCAGGCCCGGCTTGGAATCATCTGGACCGGCCTGACCCGGCCGCCGCCGCGGGGCGACACCATAGACCTGAACGAAACCGTGGCCGGCGATCCGGACGGCACGGCCGGCGTCAGCGGCGAGGTCAACGGTTTCTTCTGGCACAAGCTCGGCTACGTGGCCGCGGCGAGCCTCCTGGACATCGGCCGCACGTCCATCCAGGCCAGCGGTGAAGGTGGCGTCGGTGCCGCAATCGCGGGCATTTTTGCTAACCGTGCAGCGAGTCCTATAGACGAGTGGGCACGACGGCAGTTAGACATCCCTCCGGTGATACAGGTACCGCCACGTGAGATCAGCATCGTTCTCGCGCAGCACGTGCCGATGGATGAGTTCAGGACCGGGAGATAG
- a CDS encoding type IV secretion system protein: MFGINRGRWKEDDEYKKARWAYEGQGAGATKAAWFLGAGLIAVTVFAGIQTYDKHQFAKLDDLQFVAIESNRTTGEVVSVSKVTGELMADETKRRQFVRWWVELWRNVPADAVAYNRSYLAAQVYMADPVYHSVAAYMNENPVNSFIRSGHARMARVTNVTPAGNGTRYRVDWIESVYRNSQLVSQTPMTADLDLEQHTPRTDAEAEANLFGFIVKGFYWTPPPGA, translated from the coding sequence ATGTTCGGAATCAACCGCGGCCGTTGGAAGGAAGACGATGAGTACAAGAAGGCCCGATGGGCTTATGAGGGCCAGGGGGCCGGCGCTACCAAGGCGGCCTGGTTCCTGGGCGCCGGGCTGATCGCCGTCACGGTATTCGCTGGGATCCAGACCTACGATAAGCACCAGTTCGCCAAGCTGGACGACCTGCAGTTCGTTGCGATCGAAAGCAACCGGACCACCGGCGAAGTCGTCAGCGTGTCCAAGGTGACCGGCGAGCTGATGGCCGACGAAACCAAGCGCCGGCAGTTCGTGCGCTGGTGGGTCGAGCTGTGGCGCAACGTGCCGGCCGATGCCGTGGCCTATAACCGCTCGTACCTGGCCGCCCAGGTCTACATGGCCGACCCGGTCTATCACTCGGTCGCGGCCTACATGAACGAGAACCCGGTCAACAGCTTCATCCGCTCCGGCCATGCCCGCATGGCGCGGGTGACGAACGTAACACCGGCCGGCAACGGCACCCGCTACCGGGTGGACTGGATCGAGAGCGTCTACCGAAACAGCCAGCTGGTCAGCCAAACGCCAATGACGGCCGACCTGGATCTCGAGCAGCACACGCCCCGCACCGACGCGGAGGCCGAGGCCAACCTGTTCGGTTTCATCGTGAAAGGCTTCTACTGGACACCTCCCCCCGGGGCCTGA
- a CDS encoding TrbG/VirB9 family P-type conjugative transfer protein, protein MRRSAALLLFPLLAGCASSQYEPPLPTLPSASLQAPRAPARPPLPDTLPKLPAEDPAKAVAIATRDGLVKPHREWFKGLTYMPPYHPNHGYLVYIPYGLSTTFEFSPGEKPQDATCSDSSGNIIAPSWSSMGVGVGKKWVFQIKVTMEPSFPRQDCTVLTTRGIYSVYIQGTKSTHTAKVRWSDPYGVLSEADPESPELCAQADINYALSGDPGAFGLRPGDVSNDGRHTCLRFPQSAGFDLPSVWLIEGDQERPASPTMINGAYMIDGVPRVMELRTDNATLRIERAAP, encoded by the coding sequence ATGAGACGTTCCGCCGCTCTCCTACTCTTCCCACTCCTGGCAGGGTGCGCGTCGTCCCAGTACGAGCCGCCCCTGCCCACCCTCCCCTCGGCGTCCCTTCAAGCGCCGAGGGCGCCAGCCCGGCCGCCGCTGCCGGACACCCTGCCGAAGCTGCCGGCGGAAGATCCGGCCAAGGCCGTGGCTATTGCCACGCGCGACGGCTTGGTGAAGCCGCACCGGGAGTGGTTCAAGGGGCTGACCTACATGCCGCCCTATCACCCGAACCATGGGTACCTGGTCTACATCCCCTACGGCCTCTCAACGACCTTCGAGTTCAGCCCCGGCGAGAAGCCGCAGGACGCGACGTGCAGCGACAGCAGCGGCAACATCATCGCGCCGAGCTGGTCGAGCATGGGCGTCGGCGTCGGAAAGAAGTGGGTCTTCCAGATCAAGGTGACGATGGAGCCGTCGTTCCCGCGCCAGGACTGCACGGTGCTGACCACCCGCGGCATTTACTCGGTCTACATCCAGGGCACCAAGAGCACTCACACCGCCAAGGTCCGCTGGTCGGACCCCTATGGCGTGTTGTCCGAGGCCGATCCCGAATCGCCCGAGCTGTGCGCCCAGGCCGACATCAACTACGCCCTGTCCGGCGATCCCGGCGCCTTCGGCCTGCGGCCGGGCGACGTCTCCAACGACGGCCGGCATACCTGCCTGCGGTTCCCGCAGTCCGCAGGCTTCGACCTTCCTTCCGTCTGGCTGATCGAGGGCGACCAGGAGCGCCCCGCGAGCCCGACCATGATCAACGGCGCCTACATGATCGACGGGGTTCCTCGCGTCATGGAGTTGCGCACCGACAACGCCACCCTTCGCATCGAGAGAGCAGCGCCATGA
- a CDS encoding IS630 family transposase (programmed frameshift) has protein sequence MVAVAIRRDIEASELRRLARLERDGRVSSRLLALAAVLDGVSREQAARIGGMDRQTLRDWVHRFNEAGVAGLRDRARPGRPCLLAEELLPELAALIADGPQVERDGVVEFRLSHIRALSLRHFGADYSQGGMHAVLRRMGFSWLKPRPIHPRTDLAAQETFKKNFGQTLACIRDQHPEVERVEVWFQDEARVGQKGSLTHLWAPTGTRPRAVRDHRFKSAYIFGAVCPERDTGVALVVSRVSTEAMNLMLAEISQAVGKAAHAAVLIDGAGWHVANDLEVPANITLVPLPPYSPELNAIERLWQVMRDTLLSHRLFTDLNHIIEVCCTTWNTLISQPGRIQSTCGYPWALPVRTS, from the exons ATGGTGGCTGTTGCGATCCGACGAGACATCGAGGCCAGTGAGTTGCGGCGCCTTGCCCGTCTGGAGCGGGATGGTCGGGTATCCAGCCGGCTTCTGGCGCTGGCGGCGGTGCTCGATGGTGTCAGCCGCGAACAGGCCGCTCGCATCGGGGGAATGGATCGGCAGACCCTGCGCGACTGGGTTCACCGCTTCAACGAAGCGGGTGTTGCGGGCCTGCGCGACCGTGCCCGGCCTGGGCGGCCCTGCCTGCTGGCCGAGGAACTGCTCCCGGAACTGGCCGCCCTGATCGCGGACGGTCCGCAGGTCGAGCGCGACGGTGTGGTCGAGTTCCGGCTGTCCCATATCCGCGCGTTGTCGCTGCGGCACTTCGGCGCCGACTACAGCCAGGGCGGCATGCACGCCGTGCTGCGCCGGATGGGCTTTTCCTGGCTGAAGCCCCGGCCGATCCACCCCAGGACCGACCTTGCGGCCCAGGAGACATTTA AAAAAAACTTCGGCCAGACGCTGGCATGCATCCGTGATCAGCATCCCGAAGTCGAGCGGGTGGAGGTCTGGTTCCAGGACGAAGCCAGGGTCGGCCAGAAAGGCTCGCTGACCCACCTGTGGGCACCGACCGGCACGCGGCCTCGAGCGGTGCGCGACCATCGCTTCAAATCCGCCTACATCTTCGGCGCGGTTTGTCCGGAGCGCGACACCGGGGTGGCGCTGGTGGTCAGCCGGGTCAGCACCGAGGCGATGAACCTCATGCTCGCCGAGATCAGCCAGGCCGTCGGCAAGGCCGCACACGCCGCCGTGCTGATCGACGGCGCCGGCTGGCACGTCGCAAACGATCTCGAGGTGCCGGCCAACATCACCTTGGTCCCGCTGCCGCCCTACAGCCCGGAACTCAATGCCATCGAGCGTCTGTGGCAAGTCATGCGCGACACCTTGCTCTCACACCGCCTCTTCACCGATCTCAACCACATCATCGAGGTCTGCTGCACAACTTGGAATACTCTGATCAGCCAGCCCGGACGGATCCAGTCCACATGCGGTTACCCCTGGGCCCTACCAGTCAGAACTTCCTGA
- a CDS encoding HGGxSTG domain-containing protein encodes MNTPVKRQCGALNRRGEPCKVPPMKGRERCRLHGGKTPKGRNGGHLNENHKHGLYSSTLSPEEQAIWDGIDLNSVDDALRLCHIQLRRAVNLEAEIARSPNSLHHRAGLELTELRRSSGDFGISTDAVSKRPDLAARQDRLLGRIGQLTKLRAELIASKQGDNPTDTARRIADALQAMEVVDHGEG; translated from the coding sequence ATGAACACCCCCGTTAAGCGCCAGTGCGGCGCATTGAACCGGCGCGGCGAACCCTGCAAGGTCCCTCCGATGAAAGGGCGCGAGCGGTGCCGTCTGCATGGGGGCAAGACGCCGAAGGGGCGCAACGGAGGCCACCTGAACGAGAACCACAAACACGGGCTATACAGCTCGACGCTCAGCCCGGAGGAGCAGGCGATATGGGATGGCATCGACCTCAACAGCGTGGATGACGCCCTGCGGCTCTGCCATATCCAGCTCCGCCGGGCGGTCAACCTGGAAGCCGAGATCGCCAGGTCGCCGAACTCGCTGCACCATCGGGCCGGCCTTGAGCTGACCGAGCTTCGGCGTTCGAGCGGAGATTTCGGGATCAGCACGGACGCGGTGTCGAAGCGCCCCGACCTGGCTGCTCGGCAGGACCGGCTGCTCGGCCGGATCGGGCAGTTGACGAAGCTCCGCGCCGAACTGATCGCCTCGAAGCAGGGCGACAACCCGACCGACACGGCCCGACGGATCGCGGACGCCCTACAAGCCATGGAGGTCGTCGACCACGGCGAAGGTTGA
- a CDS encoding type IV secretion system protein — translation MDADYAYLNAAITEMLARVTATGSTIDGALQPVYLITGTLLFVIALTKFMWQRDLAPLAAFVIRYIQLMILILVSSQWMPLTDSYVNQMGSFGANAAGFDILQLAPGTVIVRALELAGRMYTENVSWMRVIFGSTQDTVAHLLLLIGCLGTILLSVFMAAWIMLFFVVFKLATVVALVFLAFMMFDGTRFMAAPGLARILAYGVQMLVLGLATGLFFMVLEALDLSGQLHVGQSLSLLVVMFFFALLFKYTTDIAREQISGMPTLGLHDVGRTVGQLAGAAASAVGTIGTVGLGALAMSRAAAISRSASAPHAMTGSGAAGGSAGAIGSPPPSVTRMLNKPPIDATWTEARDLAPASVQRMLGQGQKTLPPPRQLPPPRF, via the coding sequence ATGGACGCTGACTACGCCTATCTGAACGCCGCCATCACCGAGATGCTGGCCCGGGTCACGGCGACCGGGTCCACCATCGACGGGGCGTTGCAGCCAGTGTACCTGATCACCGGCACGCTGCTGTTCGTGATCGCGTTGACCAAGTTCATGTGGCAGCGCGACCTGGCGCCGCTGGCCGCGTTCGTGATCCGATACATCCAGCTGATGATCCTGATCCTGGTGTCGAGCCAGTGGATGCCGCTGACCGACAGTTACGTCAACCAGATGGGCAGCTTCGGGGCCAATGCCGCGGGGTTCGACATCCTGCAGCTGGCGCCCGGCACGGTGATTGTCCGCGCGCTGGAGCTGGCGGGCCGGATGTACACCGAAAACGTCTCGTGGATGCGGGTGATCTTCGGCAGCACCCAGGACACGGTCGCACACCTGCTGCTGCTGATCGGGTGCCTGGGCACGATCCTGCTGTCAGTGTTCATGGCGGCCTGGATCATGCTATTCTTCGTGGTGTTCAAGCTCGCCACCGTGGTGGCGCTCGTCTTCCTGGCGTTCATGATGTTCGACGGGACTCGGTTCATGGCGGCGCCCGGTCTCGCGCGCATCCTGGCCTATGGTGTCCAGATGCTGGTGCTTGGCCTTGCCACCGGCCTGTTCTTCATGGTGCTGGAAGCCCTGGACCTGAGCGGGCAGCTCCACGTCGGCCAGTCGCTGTCGCTGCTGGTCGTCATGTTCTTCTTCGCCCTGCTGTTCAAGTACACCACCGACATCGCCCGCGAGCAGATCAGCGGCATGCCGACCCTGGGCCTGCATGACGTCGGCAGGACTGTCGGTCAGCTGGCCGGCGCCGCAGCCTCGGCGGTCGGCACCATCGGCACCGTGGGGCTGGGCGCCCTGGCCATGTCTCGCGCCGCCGCGATCTCCCGGTCGGCCAGTGCGCCCCACGCCATGACCGGCTCCGGTGCTGCCGGCGGTTCGGCCGGTGCCATCGGCAGCCCGCCCCCGTCCGTCACCCGCATGCTCAACAAGCCGCCGATCGACGCGACCTGGACGGAGGCCCGGGACCTTGCCCCGGCCTCGGTCCAGCGGATGCTTGGCCAGGGCCAGAAGACCTTGCCGCCACCGCGACAGCTACCCCCGCCCCGTTTCTGA
- a CDS encoding SIR2 family protein: MAHDTDRIEEFDPESSILFLGSGFSLGATNISNDSPPNGKGLRRHFIQQLKLPADTDYDLQVLSEEFAEDNPRKLRDELYRIFRLTALTAGQTAVLDEPWRRIYSTNYDDAVELHRLSKKAPPNAFDVSEPVPNKLPHGAVVHLHGSIRLITPENVKESLVLGEGSYVNQYVIRSPWYDQFQRDLAFASALYVVGYSLADYHIAGLLMANPKLAERTFFIQGPTPDQTFVRRTAQYGRTMFIGTDGFAKALACIPRPAAPALESLRAFRLLTPTRDNKAGARPTAPEVFDLLVYGDFDASRLARSQPSEDYAIARADAVHAAADAVESKRSLVVDGRLGNGKSIFLHLLAFELTSRGWTCLLLRPGHPDLQREIATLASIDRVVVFIDQYSAAQDSLRGLREALPNAKLVLEVRTGTFEVRFHELAQLLPKPFDRVSLNVLTRAEVIALGRLCERVGLRAPAKDSRGDFRDLLLELFKNTAIRDRVRAALAPLFEKRATRRILTMTMLIATHQGAVGAAFVRSVVGEDPFVALKPLEDLSHEIFETSSDNFKARSSIFSSFVIDAFIEPDEIADAVVEVTLAAARRRIERPYRILMSNMMAYSSLRRTLRGKVDPEAIIIGIYERLRYDERVNAEPLFWLQYAIAMAETTRLDTADEYIGTAYRKAQDLPGFQTYQIDTQAFRIALLRATQQNRGQPIFNIDVILEGIERIDAMLGDESHRSYAVKVLDYLQPFVAARISDLAAGERTALQFWLLKVAKSLASLPEDFRATAGSEAVQKRVEAAAASFIN; the protein is encoded by the coding sequence ATGGCGCACGATACTGACCGAATCGAGGAGTTCGACCCTGAATCCTCAATCCTCTTCCTTGGGTCCGGGTTCAGTCTCGGAGCGACCAATATCTCGAACGACAGTCCACCGAACGGCAAGGGGCTGCGGCGCCATTTCATTCAACAACTCAAGCTCCCGGCGGATACGGACTATGATCTGCAGGTTCTCAGCGAGGAGTTCGCCGAGGATAACCCCCGGAAGCTTCGTGACGAACTCTACAGGATTTTTCGGCTGACCGCATTAACTGCGGGACAAACGGCCGTGCTCGACGAGCCATGGCGACGCATCTACTCAACTAACTACGATGATGCAGTAGAATTGCATCGGTTGAGCAAGAAAGCACCGCCGAACGCGTTCGATGTTTCCGAGCCGGTTCCGAACAAATTGCCTCATGGAGCAGTCGTGCATCTCCACGGCAGCATCCGGCTGATCACGCCGGAGAACGTGAAGGAGAGTCTCGTCCTCGGCGAGGGTTCCTACGTGAACCAGTACGTCATCCGCTCGCCGTGGTACGACCAATTTCAGCGCGATCTCGCCTTCGCTAGCGCCCTTTACGTCGTCGGCTATAGCCTCGCCGACTACCATATCGCTGGCCTGTTGATGGCCAATCCGAAGCTCGCCGAGCGAACCTTCTTCATCCAAGGACCCACCCCAGATCAGACTTTCGTGCGCCGCACCGCGCAGTACGGGCGCACGATGTTCATAGGCACCGACGGTTTCGCCAAGGCGCTCGCGTGCATTCCGCGCCCAGCCGCCCCAGCACTCGAGAGCCTGCGGGCGTTCCGCTTGTTGACGCCAACGCGGGACAATAAGGCAGGCGCCCGTCCGACCGCTCCGGAGGTGTTCGATCTGCTAGTCTATGGGGATTTCGATGCCAGCCGTCTTGCTCGTTCGCAACCCAGTGAAGATTACGCGATCGCGCGGGCGGATGCGGTGCATGCGGCGGCAGACGCCGTTGAGTCAAAACGATCGCTTGTTGTCGATGGCCGCCTCGGTAACGGCAAGTCAATCTTCCTTCACCTGCTTGCATTCGAACTTACGTCGAGAGGCTGGACCTGTCTTCTGCTCCGGCCAGGCCATCCGGACCTCCAACGCGAGATAGCGACGCTAGCCAGCATCGACCGCGTTGTTGTGTTCATCGATCAATATTCTGCCGCCCAGGACAGTTTGCGCGGTCTTCGCGAGGCGCTCCCAAATGCTAAACTCGTACTGGAGGTTCGCACAGGGACGTTCGAGGTCCGGTTTCACGAACTCGCCCAGCTTCTGCCCAAGCCGTTCGATCGGGTGAGCCTTAACGTGCTCACGCGCGCTGAGGTGATAGCCTTAGGCCGATTGTGCGAGCGTGTCGGGCTCCGCGCGCCCGCCAAGGATAGCCGGGGGGACTTCCGTGATTTGCTGCTTGAACTGTTCAAGAACACGGCGATCCGCGACCGTGTTCGGGCAGCCTTGGCGCCCCTCTTCGAGAAGCGAGCCACGCGGCGCATCCTGACCATGACGATGTTGATCGCCACGCATCAGGGGGCAGTCGGTGCTGCCTTCGTGCGATCAGTGGTGGGAGAGGATCCGTTCGTGGCGCTCAAGCCACTTGAGGATTTGTCACATGAGATCTTCGAGACATCATCCGATAACTTCAAGGCCCGCTCGTCAATCTTCTCGTCATTCGTGATCGACGCTTTCATTGAGCCGGACGAGATCGCCGACGCCGTAGTCGAGGTGACGCTGGCCGCAGCCCGGCGGCGGATTGAGCGGCCGTACCGCATCCTTATGTCGAACATGATGGCCTATTCGAGCCTGCGAAGAACTCTGCGGGGCAAGGTAGATCCAGAAGCGATCATCATCGGCATCTACGAACGTCTTCGTTACGACGAACGTGTAAACGCAGAACCGTTATTCTGGCTTCAGTATGCTATCGCGATGGCCGAGACGACACGGCTCGACACGGCCGACGAGTATATTGGCACGGCGTACCGGAAGGCGCAGGACCTCCCAGGCTTTCAAACCTACCAGATCGATACTCAGGCTTTCCGCATCGCGTTGTTGCGCGCGACACAGCAAAACCGAGGGCAGCCGATCTTCAACATTGACGTGATCCTTGAGGGGATCGAGCGAATTGATGCTATGCTCGGCGACGAGAGCCATAGGTCTTATGCCGTGAAGGTACTCGATTACTTGCAGCCTTTTGTGGCGGCACGAATCAGCGATCTCGCAGCCGGTGAGCGTACCGCACTACAATTCTGGCTACTGAAGGTAGCGAAGTCTCTCGCCTCGCTGCCGGAAGATTTCAGGGCTACAGCGGGGTCTGAGGCAGTCCAAAAGCGCGTCGAAGCGGCCGCCGCGAGTTTTATCAACTGA